A region from the Kribbella shirazensis genome encodes:
- the rplD gene encoding 50S ribosomal protein L4, producing MSTVDVVVVKGDKVSKKGSAELPAELFDVQVNVPLIHQVVVAQLAAARQGTHKTKTRGEVSGGGAKPYRQKGTGRARQGSTRAPQFTGGGVVHGPVPRDYSQRTPKKMIAAALRGALSDRARDGQVFVVESFVDGDKPSTKSALKVLSEVTEPGKALVVVDRADELTWLSLRNVQHVHLIAADQLNAYDVLVSDAVVFTKGALDTFVAGAPKGKSVKAVATSTEAEEVEA from the coding sequence GTGAGCACCGTCGACGTCGTCGTCGTGAAGGGCGACAAGGTCAGCAAGAAGGGTTCCGCCGAGCTTCCGGCCGAGCTGTTCGACGTCCAGGTGAACGTGCCGCTGATCCACCAGGTCGTGGTGGCCCAGCTGGCCGCGGCCCGCCAGGGCACGCACAAGACGAAGACCCGGGGCGAGGTGTCCGGCGGTGGCGCCAAGCCGTACCGCCAGAAGGGCACCGGCCGCGCCCGCCAGGGTTCGACCCGCGCGCCGCAGTTCACCGGTGGTGGCGTCGTCCACGGCCCGGTGCCGCGCGACTACAGCCAGCGGACCCCGAAGAAGATGATCGCCGCCGCGCTCCGCGGTGCGCTGTCCGACCGGGCCCGCGACGGCCAGGTGTTCGTGGTCGAGAGCTTCGTGGACGGCGACAAGCCCTCCACCAAGTCGGCCCTCAAGGTGCTGAGCGAGGTGACCGAGCCGGGCAAGGCGCTGGTCGTCGTCGACCGCGCCGACGAGCTCACCTGGCTGAGCCTGCGCAACGTGCAGCACGTGCACCTGATCGCCGCCGACCAGCTGAACGCGTACGACGTTCTGGTCAGCGACGCGGTCGTGTTCACCAAGGGAGCCCTGGACACGTTCGTGGCCGGCGCCCCCAA
- the rpsJ gene encoding 30S ribosomal protein S10, giving the protein MAGQKIRIRLKAYDHEVIDSSARKIVDTVTRTGAKVAGPVPLPTEKNVFCVIRSPHKYKDSREHFEMRTHKRLIDIIDPTPKTVDSLMRLDLPAGVDIEIKL; this is encoded by the coding sequence ATGGCGGGACAAAAGATCCGCATCCGGCTGAAGGCCTACGACCACGAGGTCATCGACAGCTCGGCACGCAAGATTGTCGACACGGTGACGCGTACTGGTGCGAAGGTTGCTGGCCCGGTGCCGTTGCCGACGGAAAAGAACGTGTTCTGCGTCATCCGCTCGCCGCACAAGTACAAGGACAGCCGCGAGCACTTCGAGATGCGCACCCACAAGCGGCTCATCGACATCATCGACCCCACGCCGAAGACCGTCGACTCGCTGATGCGGCTCGACCTGCCGGCCGGTGTCGACATCGAGATCAAGCTCTGA
- the tuf gene encoding elongation factor Tu, protein MAKAKFERTKPHVNIGTIGHIDHGKTTLTAAITKVLHDKYPDLNEASAFDQIDKAPEERQRGITISIAHVEYQTEARHYAHVDCPGHADYIKNMITGAAQMDGAILVVAATDGPMPQTREHVLLARQVGVPAMVVALNKCDMVDDEEILELVELEVRELLSEQEFDGDNAPIVRVAAHPALTGDAKWGESILELMNAVDEYIPQPEREIDKPFLMPVEDVFTITGRGTVVTGRIERGVIKVNETVDIVGIHETKQTTTVTGIEMFRKLLDEGQAGENVGLLLRGTKREEVERGMVVIKPGTTTPHTNFEASVYILSKEEGGRHTPFFQNYRPQFYFRTTDVTGVVTLPEGTEMVMPGDNTDMAVELIQPIAMEDGLKFAIREGGRTVGAGRVTKIVK, encoded by the coding sequence GTGGCGAAGGCGAAGTTCGAGCGGACTAAGCCGCACGTCAACATCGGCACCATCGGTCACATCGACCACGGTAAGACGACGCTTACCGCGGCGATCACCAAGGTGCTGCACGACAAGTACCCGGACCTCAACGAGGCGTCGGCGTTCGATCAGATCGACAAGGCGCCGGAAGAGCGCCAGCGCGGTATCACCATCTCGATCGCGCACGTCGAGTACCAGACCGAGGCCCGGCACTACGCCCACGTCGACTGCCCGGGGCACGCGGACTACATCAAGAACATGATCACCGGTGCGGCCCAGATGGACGGCGCGATCCTGGTCGTCGCCGCCACCGACGGCCCGATGCCGCAGACGCGTGAGCACGTGCTGCTCGCCCGTCAGGTCGGCGTGCCGGCGATGGTCGTCGCCCTGAACAAGTGCGACATGGTCGACGACGAGGAGATCCTGGAGCTCGTCGAGCTCGAGGTCCGCGAGCTGCTCTCGGAGCAGGAGTTCGACGGCGACAACGCGCCGATCGTCCGTGTCGCGGCCCACCCGGCCCTGACCGGCGACGCCAAGTGGGGCGAGTCGATCCTCGAGCTGATGAACGCGGTCGACGAGTACATCCCGCAGCCGGAGCGCGAGATCGACAAGCCGTTCCTGATGCCGGTGGAGGACGTCTTCACCATCACCGGTCGCGGTACGGTCGTCACCGGCCGGATCGAGCGCGGTGTCATCAAGGTCAACGAGACCGTCGACATCGTCGGCATCCACGAGACCAAGCAGACCACCACGGTCACCGGTATCGAGATGTTCCGCAAGCTGCTCGACGAGGGCCAGGCCGGTGAGAACGTCGGTCTGCTGCTGCGTGGCACCAAGCGCGAAGAGGTCGAGCGCGGCATGGTCGTCATCAAGCCGGGCACCACGACGCCGCACACGAACTTCGAGGCGTCGGTCTACATCCTCTCCAAGGAGGAGGGCGGCCGTCACACGCCGTTCTTCCAGAACTACCGCCCGCAGTTCTACTTCCGCACCACCGACGTCACCGGTGTCGTCACGCTGCCCGAGGGCACCGAGATGGTCATGCCGGGCGACAACACCGACATGGCGGTCGAGCTGATCCAGCCGATCGCCATGGAGGACGGTCTGAAGTTCGCGATCCGTGAAGGTGGCCGTACCGTCGGCGCCGGCCGGGTCACCAAGATCGTCAAGTGA
- the rplC gene encoding 50S ribosomal protein L3: MSKNKNTRGLLGTKLGMTQTWDENNRVVPVTVVQAGPCVVTGVRTSDRDGYDGVQIAFGDIDPRKVTKPMRGHFDKAGVTPRRHLLELRTADASEYALGQEIKAEAFEAGERVDVSATSKGKGFAGVMKRHGFHGLRATHGVHKKHRSPGSIGGCATPGRVFKGLRMAGRMGHEQVTTQNVSVHAVDIERGLILIKGAVPGPKGGLVLIRNAAKGAAK; this comes from the coding sequence ATGAGCAAGAACAAGAACACGCGCGGTCTGCTGGGCACCAAGCTCGGTATGACCCAGACCTGGGACGAGAACAACCGCGTCGTCCCCGTGACCGTGGTCCAGGCCGGCCCCTGCGTCGTCACCGGTGTCCGCACGTCGGACCGGGACGGCTACGACGGCGTCCAGATCGCCTTCGGCGACATCGACCCCCGCAAGGTGACCAAGCCGATGCGCGGCCACTTCGACAAGGCCGGCGTGACGCCGCGGCGCCACCTGCTGGAGCTGCGCACCGCCGACGCCAGCGAGTACGCCCTGGGCCAGGAGATCAAGGCCGAGGCCTTCGAGGCCGGTGAGCGCGTCGACGTCTCCGCGACCAGCAAGGGCAAGGGCTTCGCCGGTGTGATGAAGCGGCACGGCTTCCACGGTCTGCGCGCCACCCACGGTGTCCACAAGAAGCACCGCTCGCCGGGTTCCATCGGCGGCTGCGCCACGCCGGGCCGGGTCTTCAAGGGCCTGCGGATGGCGGGCCGGATGGGCCACGAGCAGGTCACCACCCAGAACGTCAGCGTGCACGCGGTGGACATCGAGCGCGGCCTGATCCTGATCAAGGGCGCCGTTCCCGGCCCCAAGGGCGGTCTGGTGCTGATCCGCAACGCCGCGAAGGGAGCTGCGAAGTGA